In Tenebrio molitor chromosome 6, icTenMoli1.1, whole genome shotgun sequence, one genomic interval encodes:
- the LOC138134085 gene encoding uncharacterized protein, which produces MNPFAVIIAICCLATSQARPGYEHGGSTMQLKGVPDESHYGKLTYPHFDVIHLGSAIKDSLPPAVVHITKKVIVKEPQPYPVKVPVPVPHPVEVAKPYPVIQTKIIKVPHPVPYEVIKKVAVPFEVPKPYPVPTDEFKAPHIEAPVASYGGSFSGHDQLGGHQQLNEVYEENQQSGGYGGGYDGGFEGGDSAGGYSAADQSVAHESQVQPQGMWVPLQMGQVGGEGQQAEEQH; this is translated from the coding sequence CAATCTGCTGTTTGGCAACATCACAAGCACGACCCGGGTACGAGCATGGGGGGTCCACAATGCAGCTTAAAGGAGTACCCGACGAGTCACACTACGGTAAACTGACCTACCCTCATTTCGACGTCATCCATCTAGGAAGCGCCATCAAAGACAGTTTACCACCCGCGGTAGTCCACATTACCAAAAAAGTCATcgtcaaagaaccacaacccTATCCCGTCAAAGTACCGGTACCTGTACCTCATCCGGTCGAGGTCGCCAAACCTTACCCAGTaatacaaacaaaaatcaTTAAAGTACCACATCCGGTACCATACGAAGTTATCAAGAAGGTTGCCGTACCTTTCGAAGTACCAAAACCTTACCCCGTCCCAACTGATGAATTCAAAGCACCTCATATTGAAGCACCTGTAGCTTCATACGGAGGTTCGTTCTCTGGACATGACCAGTTAGGAGGACACCAGCAGCTCAACGAAGTTTACGAAGAGAATCAACAAAGTGGAGGTTACGGTGGCGGCTACGACGGCGGATTCGAGGGGGGCGACAGCGCGGGTGGTTATTCCGCAGCTGACCAGTCGGTAGCCCACGAAAGTCAGGTGCAACCCCAAGGCATGTGGGTCCCCTTGCAGATGGGCCAAGTGGGGGGCGAGGGACAGCAGGCTGAAGAGCAACACTAG